From the genome of Vicia villosa cultivar HV-30 ecotype Madison, WI linkage group LG2, Vvil1.0, whole genome shotgun sequence, one region includes:
- the LOC131649818 gene encoding uncharacterized protein LOC131649818, with translation MNIDRPWLVAGDFNDIAYANEKKGGNRVSTCKCSIFRDNMEACNLYDLGAMGPRFTWRGPIYQGGQRIFERLDRVISNERWRLLYTDAQVKVLTRFDFLDHHPIMVTLNYRNQERVPKPFRFESAWMLESNYMDRLKGYWNDKAEFVQNLKKIEDDAQDWKICSLNHVQQVKRGIAFRLRGIQKNIHDRRNIAGLMRLEKKLHEDLKIILRQEELM, from the coding sequence ATGAATATTGATAGGCCCTGGTTAGTTGCTGGGGATTTCAATGATATTGCTTATGCTAACGAGAAGAAAGGTGGGAATCGAGTATCCACATGTAAATGCAGTATCTTCAGAGATAATATGGAGGCATGCAACCTTTATGATCTTGGTGCCATGGGGCCGAGGTTTACTTGGAGAGGGCCGATATATCAAGGTGGTCAACGAATTTTTGAGAGGCTAGATAGAGTTATCAGCAATGAAAGGTGGAGGTTGCTATATACTGATGCTCAAGTTAAGGTTTTAAcaagatttgattttttggaTCATCATCCTATCATGGTAACACTAAACTATAGAAACCAGGAGAGAGTTCCAAAGCCTTTTCGTTTTGAAAGTGCATGGATGCTGGAAAGTAACTATATGGATAGGCTTAAGGGCTATTGGAATGACAAAGCTGAATTTGTTCAAAACCTAAAGAAAATTGAAGACGACGCTCAGGACTGGAAAATATGTTCTCTTAACCATGTTCAACAAGTGAAAAGAGGTATAGCTTTCAGACTTCGGGGCATTCAAAAGAATATACATGACAGACGCAATATTGCTGGTTTGATGAGATTGGAGAAAAAGCTGCATGAGGATCTTAAAATCATTTTGAGGCAAGAAGAATTGATGTAG
- the LOC131649819 gene encoding uncharacterized protein LOC131649819, with protein MEVVGKQRGGVFFLHGYGGTGKTFTWRTLSSALRLKKKIVLVVASSDIASLLLPGGRTAHSKFKIPVPTLDNSTCNIDKNTEHSQLFEATNMIIWDEAPMAHKNCFEALDRTLKDFITKKGLGNKIFGGKVVVFGGDFRLILPVVPREGCSDIIHASICSSYIWDYFQVLTQTKNMRLQQGSDNTSSKELAEFSKWILNVGDGKISEPNDGLVDIKIPQDLLITNYADPIKAIVENTYPNLVNVFQDVAYLQGKVILAPTIKVVDKINHYVLDLIPEEEYLSYDSIDRTDTSYTKAYEVLTPEFLSKLRTSSLPNHRIKLKVGTPIMLMRNLDQSDGLCNGTRLIVTRLANHVIEAKIISGKNIGNLFYIPRMSMSPSESPWPFKLIRRQFPIIVSYAMTINKSQGQSLDSVGLYLPSPVFSHGQLYVAISRVTTKSGLKILIHDKENVPCSTTTNVVYKEVFQSLC; from the exons TAGCTTCATTGTTATTACCAGGTGGACGAACTGCTCATTCCAAGTTCAAGATTCCTGTGCCAACACTTGACAACTCCACTTGCAATATTGACAAAAACACTGAACATTCTCAATTATTCGAGGCAACGAACATGATAATATGGGATGAAGCACCTATGGCTCATAAAAATTGTTTTGAGGCATTGGATAGAACACTTAAAGACTTCATAACCAAGAAGGGTCTTGGGAATAAAATCTTCGGCGGCAAAGTTGTTGTTTTTGGAGGAGACTTCAGACTGATTCTTCCAGTTGTTCCGAGAGAAGGGTGTTCTGATATTATTCATGCATCCATATGCTCCTCTTATATCTGGGACTATTTCCAGGTTCTAACACAGACAAAAAACATGAGACTTCAGCAGGGAAGCGATAATACAAGTTCTAAGGAATTAGCAGAGTTCTCAAAATGGATTTTAAATGTCGGTGATGGTAAGATATCTGAACCAAATGATGGATTGGTGGACATAAAGATTCCTCAAGATTTATTGATTACCAATTATGCAGATCCTATCAAAGCTATTGTTGAAAATACATATCCCAATTTGGTTAATGTATTCCAAGATGTTGCATATCTACAAGGAAAAGTAATTCTTGCCCCAACCATTAAAGTTGTGGATAAGATAAATCATTATGTATTGGACCTTATACCAG AGGAAGAGTATCTTAGTTACGATTCAATTGATAGAACTGACACGAGTTATACCAAAGCTTATGAAGTGCTAACTCCAGAATTTCTTAGCAAATTAAGAACATCAAGTTTACCAAATCATAGAATCAAATTGAAAGTTGGTACTCCCATTATGCTTATGAGAAATTTGGACCAATCAGATGGATTGTGTAATGGAACAAGATTGATTGTCACAAGATTGGCCAATCATGTCATTGAGGCAAAAATTATTTCTGGCAAGAACATAGGTAACCTTTTTTACATTCCTCGAATGTCTATGTCACCTTCAGAGTCACCGTGGCCATTTAAGTTGATTAGGAGACAATTTCCAATTATTGTCTCTTACGCAATGACAATTAATAAGTCTCAAGGCCAATCTCTTGATAGTGTTGGTTTGTATTTGCCTTCTCCCGTGTTTAGTCATGGACAACTTTATGTTGCAATCTCAAGAGTTACTACAAAAAGTGGTCTTAAAATCTTAATACACGACAAAGAGAATGTTCCGTGCTCCACTACCACAAATGTTGTATACAAGGAGGTTTTCCAATCACTTTGTTAG